In the genome of Planctomycetia bacterium, one region contains:
- a CDS encoding UPF0502 protein, translated as MDTEPEATGSIRPLDANERRVLGVLIEKGKTTPDQYPLSLNALVTGCNQKSNRDPLMTLDEEQVTRAIASLRTSGAAAEVFGSGRIPRYRHLAYEWLGVGKEELAILGELLLRGAQTEGDLRGRASRMDPIPDLDALRQHLDALAARRLVVWLSPPGRGRMLTHGLLPPEKLDKVRRELGIGTPAATGAGVGTDPAHEPADEPVVAETARIPSAPDPVAAGLRPAPEPATAAVSDRIATLEATVADLQARLAALEAALS; from the coding sequence ATGGACACCGAACCCGAGGCGACCGGGAGCATCCGGCCGCTCGACGCCAACGAGCGGCGCGTGCTCGGCGTGCTCATCGAGAAGGGCAAGACCACGCCCGACCAGTATCCGCTCTCGCTCAACGCGCTGGTCACCGGCTGCAACCAGAAAAGCAACCGCGACCCGCTGATGACGCTCGACGAGGAGCAGGTGACGCGGGCGATCGCCAGCCTGCGGACGAGCGGCGCGGCGGCCGAGGTCTTCGGCAGCGGCCGGATCCCGCGGTATCGCCACCTGGCCTACGAATGGCTCGGCGTCGGCAAGGAGGAGCTCGCCATCCTCGGCGAACTGCTCCTGCGCGGTGCGCAGACGGAAGGTGACCTGCGCGGCCGGGCGAGCCGCATGGACCCGATCCCCGACCTCGACGCGCTCCGGCAGCACCTCGACGCCCTCGCGGCCCGCAGGCTCGTGGTCTGGCTCTCGCCCCCCGGCCGGGGGCGGATGCTGACCCATGGCCTGCTGCCCCCGGAGAAACTCGACAAGGTCCGCAGGGAACTGGGCATCGGGACGCCCGCAGCCACGGGAGCCGGTGTGGGCACCGATCCGGCGCATGAGCCTGCAGACGAGCCAGTCGTGGCCGAGACGGCCCGGATTCCATCCGCGCCGGACCCTGTTGCTGCCGGCCTGCGCCCCGCCCCGGAGCCGGCGACGGCGGCGGTCAGCGACCGTATCGCAACGCTCGAGGCGACCGTGGCCGATCTGCAGGCCCGACTCGCCGCCCTGGAGGCGGCCCTGTCATGA